TTGTTTGGAGCTAACAAAGTTTATAAATAAGCTGGTATATATTTACAATAGTATTATCTCGTATTCTGGATAAccttaaagtttttttttgtgtgtgatgTTAGCCAACCTTACCTGAACTAGAACATAAAACATTTATGGACTGCAGTGTAGCAACAAACATGTTTATTCCCCATACAACTTTACCCCAAAGTGTATATAATGCCACACATAAGTGTACTTGCAGCAATGAGATGTGGTTTCAGAAAGGAAGCCTATGGTTTACTAAGGTTTTGCTAAACAATGCATGGCAAGAAACAAGTTTCTACTTGTAACTGAAACAACAAATGTCTCTTTAAAAGGAACATTTATAGAAAATATCGAAATATAGAGAACGCTAGCCACAAAAATCTCAGGGTTTTGCACTCTCAGTGTATGCTTTTGTGGGCAGCTCTATAAAATGTGTCAACTCAAAGTGGGtaaggcttcatagaaaacattGATAACCTAATCCTAAAACAGGTAAAGGTGCATATGCTAACACTTGCTATTATCAGTACATCTAATTGTCAACTAAACGAAgtaaaaagtttgttttcatctttAAACTGTGTTGAAGGTTCCTCCTCCATTCCCTCTGATGACTGCCAGCATGCAACTGTTAAAGCTCTCTTGGTCCTTATCTCTTAAATCATTGGGCAAAGTAATCTTCATTAGGCAAGTGGATGCAAAAATGGTCTCCACTTCATCTGTCTCAACTTCGATATGTGTCGGGGGAACAGTTTTCACACCAGTTgcaaattttaagaaattttcAAGATCTGAAAATGGAACAAGATCAAATATAACATTACTTGTGTTATTTTATGAAATGAAACGCATACATTAAATCAaatagggggggggggtaggggTGGTGGGCAAATGTGGGGAGGGTGTATGGTACTACCTCATGTGATCCCCAATTAAAAATGTTTGTCTGTCTGCCCTATAGTATATGGCTGGGTTAGGGTAtgttttaatacgttttgtttGAGATATGGTAAGATTCTGCCTTCGCATGTATAGTCGTGCCTTGTCTAGACactaaattattgaaaaaaaagttgAGTTGGGTTGAAGTTTTCAAACCAGGTTAATTTGTGTCAAAGGGGAAAGGTGAGCCTTAAACCAATAACGTGTTGGACCAACAAATGTGAGTGAGTTTGCAACAATTGTGTGGCATAGTGGAGATGAAGATGGATTTCAAAGTCAGAGGTTTGGAGTTCAAATCCAGGCGAgtgcaaaataataaaaaactggGGGGAGGAGCTAGATCTAGGGATAAGGTTAGGGGGTCAATAGGGTTGGGGTTATGGATAGGGTTAGGAATTGTGATAGGGTTAGGGCTGGGGGTGAGCGTGTTGCTCTTTTTGAGAAACACCCCGCCCCTCCCCCCTCTCAAAAGAAAAAGTGGAAAAGTCACTTAGTTAGAAGAAAACTAactagttaaaaataaaataacctaGTTAACAAACTAACTAGTACAATTATAAAATTAACTGAGACTAAAAATTAACTGCAACACATATTCAACATTTAAAGTCTCAAGAGTCTAACCTGGGTATCCTGTGCTTATGACAGGAATGCCTGGTACAAGTGGTTGGCAGCACTCGAATCAGACTTACTTACTTACACATGCCATGATATTAGAAGAGAATGGAAACATCGTAAGGCAAATGACAATTAGATTTCCTAAGTATTGAAAACTGCTTGGTCTAGTATGGGGAAGGGTTGTGGTTGCAAAGACCTGGTGGTACACCCCACCCAAATTGGAGGAAGCCATCAAATTCTGGGCTCGAATTAGTGCATGTGGCTTCTTTCAGCAATTTAAGACGCATCTCCATTGAATCCCAAGCTAGTGTTTGTTACATGTATGACATTTGTTATACAATTACCTTGCTTTGTTCCATTTAATAGAAAGTTTGTCAGCATTCCTTCGATATTTCCATCCACAGATGAAAATTTCATCATTTCCACTACAGCACGACCATCCAAAGCTTCATTTGCAAGAAAGAGGTGTTCAAATTGTGAAGGGTTTTCTTGAATGGCTTTAAGTACATCTAGTGTTGCCAAACCTTTTGCAAAGTTATCCAGCACTGCTGTTCTTTTAATCAAGACATGATATGCCACAATTGCCTCAGCAAGTATGAACTTGTTTTCAATCTGAGAAATGTTGTAGAACACAACTGATTACAATAAAAGTAATGTAtatgaggaaaaaaaagcatGTATAGAGTTGACTCTTTCTACTGGTGTGAGCAGGTCCTGAGAAACTATTGCAATTCAAATCATCGGAGGCAGATCCAGGATTTTTCCCTGGGAGGGTGCACCATGAAAGGATGACGTAATGTATTAATAATGTAATGTAGCAAGCATGGAAGTGAGGCCAATCTTCATCTTCAACGGAAGCCCAAAATAAAGATATTGAAAACTTTTATTATGATATGTGACCGTTGTGTGGCATATTGAACATACAAAAAGTTAAAGTAAATAGTAAAAAGACATCCAATTGTTTTATGACTGTCTGAGCTTGTGGTGTAAGGGGGGAGGGCATTGGGGAGGGGGCATCCCTCCAACCCAACTTGAGGTAATTGAAATGTAAATGGGCATAGGTAGACCACATAGCACTGGGAAATACATAGAATAGAAATAATGATGCTTAGAAAGAGGTATTTCTgggcaaaaataatttttctgaatttattttttatagGGCCCAGAAATACCTCTTTCTAAGCACTATAACTTTTCATTATTTCTAttcatttgcataaaacaaaGTTCTTACATTCTAGACAAGTTCAAATTGATGCAATCACTTATTAAAGCTATCTATAGAGCAGAGCAGAGCATTGGGATTTTGCAACTTTATACTGAACACTCCTATAAAAATTTAATAGTAATGACTTTATGGTTCGCTGAACATCTTTTCAAATGGACAACCTTTTCGGGATTGACTGTCTATGTCACAATTGATTACAAGTGCAATATTATTTCATGTGGTGAAAATTAAGAAAGAGGTATTTAAGTTTTACTCACAGATGCTAAGCAGGTCTTGCCGCTGTCCTGAAGCAATGACAGAAATTGTTCCTCATTGTTCAGTTCTTCAAATTCTTGAGTTGTTTTTGCTGACAGCAACTGATGGgataattattttgtaaacGTGGGATTGATTtcataaatttgaaaacaatataAATAATCCTCTACATTTCCATATATTTATGCACTTTACACACTGATACAAAAGGCACATACCTGCAAGTGATAACATTGCATTATTAAGAAGCCCTGTATGAAGAACTAGTCAAATTTTAAGACTAAAGTGGTTCTGGTGATTCTTAATTGATCCACTGGTATCCAGTGGTTCTTTTACTGTATCCTCTGGTGACAGCCTTTGTGAATGTGGTTCGAATTTAAACCATggatttaaaaaattatgactTCATGAAAGCCTATGTCAGGGCCCCAAAATTTGCTGCATCACAACAACTAGGAAACGATATCAACTTTACACTTCACAGCAGGGGACAATTTGGCCCAAAAGGAACAATTAAAATTACTTTGATGGAAAGATTACACAGAAGAATTTCCTCTCGCACTCGACCATCACCATTAGTCACTGAAATGAGTTATTTCTAATTATACAGTAGTGTACCTTGTCAATCAGATCTCTCTTTTCCACATCATATACATCAAACACTGAGGTATATGCAGAAGCTCTCTCCACATCTCCAGTTGCCAAGTAATAATAGTGAGATGCTGCCAGATATGGAAATCCACCACACAGGTGTACAAGACTGTGACTTACAATTGTCCCAAGCATCTTTGGAATTCCAGCTCCAAGGCATTGTTGATTATATTTGAAAAGAAGCCTATTTGTAGGCCCTTCAAACATACTGAAGTGCTCACCAGAAATGAACTGCTCTTTCAACTGAGTAAAAAACTCTCTCTTCACACCTCCGGTGTCAACAGCTGGCTGCCCAGTAAATTGTATTCGTAATGGTCTTGTGGGATCAAACGATGGACTTTTGTAATATGCAATGGCATCATTCAGAATGTCATCCTCATCTATTCTCAGTTTAAAGCGTGGCCCATTCAAttttttggcaagtttttcCAGCTCATCATGAATTGAATTGGATTTCAAGCATTCTTCATTCAACAATTCTTCAGTTTCtacaaaagtaataataattattataatatcaataatttataTGTCAGTTATTAATGTACACGAAACTAAACATGTAAATTACTTATCTtgtgttaaataaaaaaaaacttaggtATATATTATGTTCCAATTAATATCCTAAATTGTAGCTGTGAACATAACATCAGTTCATGCGTATTGAAAAACTAGCAGAGTGATCTGTGCTGTTAAAATTTGTGGCAACTGATTGTGTCTGCATGACTACTGTATATCATCTTTGGAAATAATGGACAGCACCTTACCTTCATCTGATTCATTCATTGCTGTGCAAGCTTGAATCTTCAGCACTGTGTCTACTGCTTCCTCTGTTGTCAGTGTGGATGAAACAACCCTAGCAATTACATCTTCTTTTAGACCTGGAAACATGACACATAAATGGTTTCGCATGGTTTGGGAATCATCATATGGTTGGCAAGTTTGCCCAGGAACATCAATGTGAGATTGGCTGCTGGAAGATGATGATTGAGCAAGAATGTCAGGGTCAGCTCGAGTgacagatgatgatgatgatggcccAGGAGCATCATGGTTAGGCTGGCTGATGTCAATCTTTGCAATCTTTGCACTTTTTGGCTTAAAGAACAACTAAAAAGGCATTGCATTGCACATTAAACATTGATATTCTTTTATATTTATGCAAATAGCTAATATCGTTGGactagatatttttttttgtacaaagaGCTAATgtgcagttccagaaaatatccatactccCCCCACAGAAGGGATTGAAATttcctggggggtggggggttcTGTAAGGCcaaaaaatttaaagaaatgtaTGAACATTAATTGGAATTTCCAGAGGGGTGGGGAAGGGGGGGTGGGTCTTAGAAAAAATCCCTTCTGTGAGGGAGGCATGGTGGTAATGAGTATTTTATACTGGATGCATTCTGACAatcttttaaacaaaaaatatccCAGCATACTCATGAGTTAATTGATTTTGTAATTACACCTTAATGAGTCTATTTAGAGCACGAGGAGTTAAAATTTTGTCACAAACATTCAATGTAATTGTTTTCACAAATCATACACAGACCTACACAGCTAGGACATCAATGAGCCCTCTTTTTGATTTCGATTATACCCAGGTTGAACCTCTTACCATTATTCATGGAAGATCTTCAACGATGTTGCAAGATCTTCCATCatctgatttttattttttttaatctgttttttttttggtccaaTTATTAGCAGAAACAAAACACAACCTCTACCTATCATTGCGTATCATTGTCATACTTGTGCATTTATGATATCATCCGTGTCTTCATCTTCTGACtgttcatctttttctttttcctgtaAAAGTTGTACAATAAATAGCCTTCTCTAAAAGCGGATTAAGTGAAGGTCTGACATTATGGAAGGGTTGGATAGTTATCCAGATAGAGGGGACGATTTctaagaaataaattattggtACTCATACTTTTGGGAATAGTCATATAAAACATATTTATAATAGTTATTTTTTGAATATGAATTTAGTGCATGTTAAATAACTAATTCATTATCTCCAATATAATGATTCAGCTTACTTTATCAGGCAACTGAATGTCCACAAGGGACCTGATGTAAATGGGTCCATTTCCAGTAATATGTTTCAAAACTTTCCCTTCCAGTTCTTGGTTTGGCTGGAGGCTAATTGGGAGTACATCTGTCCCAATTGCTCTGACAAATTCAAACCTAATTAAGTAAAAGGGAAGAGACTAcctaaataaatatataaaaacaaataaaataaatgaatgacatAAACAAATTACCAATCAATCAATATATAGGAgacaataaaattaaataaggGGGAAGAAACTCCATCATTGTACCACATAGAAACCAATTTTTCAAGAATTATTCTATAGTAATGTTAAATTACccctgtaataataattattttgtctcTTCTTTGATCTTGGCTACATGATACAAACCAACCCAATATCCAATGCTTGTATTAAATTGTCACACTAACTACTCTTGATATATGATATGGCTAGTTCCAATCTCCCACAACATATCTCGTTTACACAGGAAAGAATTCCATTTCCTAATAAAGAGAAAATGACTCTTGTTGCCCTCTGTCAAGGCTGCCATCGCGTGATGGTGCAAAGCCACTAACACTTGATCAAATTTCTGTTTGCCCGCACTGACCAGAAACACAAGATCGAGTTATGATACCAATCCACGAGTTGCTATTTGCGCTTTTTTTTTATCGATATGGGTGGTCAGGGATcattaaaatgagttaataagTTAATATGCATAAACTTACCCGGTTTCTTCTCCGTTAGAACAGAGATGTGCTTCAAAAAGCTGGCCTACATTACATCTAAGCTCGGTTTCGCTCCAATTTTTGTTGAAGGGCCAGGCATCAACATACATGTTGTCTTGTACAAGCTTGGCTTTCGCCTTTCTCCGCGGCACTTCAGCCCATTCTGGAGAGGGCAAAAGACAAACATCTTTATAGATTACTTCTGGGGCTTTAGAGggacattttccttttttggaaACGGCAGAGAATCTTCCGTTTGAACATCTTGGCTGCTTTCCTTTAGACGTCATAGAGTAGTTTTTTGTGGTGCTGAAGTTTGTCCAGAGGGACCCAGCTTGAGGAATTTTGAAGCTCTGGTTTAGCTCTGAAGTTACCGTGGAAGAAGTTGAGCTGGCCTGAGGAACTGTAGATGTGGATGGAGGTGGAGAGGTGAGGTTGTTTAGATTGGTAACAACAGCTCGTACTATTTCTTGGATAGTTTTCGTTTCGTTAGTGCCCGACATGTTGATGTTGGAATCTGAACAAGTCATCTGCACGATCCGAATTCGTGCCAAAATGCATCGTTTCAGATCCCCTAGAGATCCCGTATGCTAGACCGTCCAGCGGTAGACCAGTGTACAACTTCCGGTTCCTTTCGAATTGAAATTTTGCCCGTTCGACTTCGATTACGGCCGTTTGGAATGACAGTTTTTAATCTCAGAAATAACTTGTTTTATAGAAATATATTCATGATTTTCATTTAAAACGGCAATTTGAAGtttaaattattgaattttcaCTCCAACTTTTGGCTTTCATGGAAATAATAAATGTGAATTTCGTAGGTTGCAGTTCAAAATATTATCCAAAACTTCGATACTTTGAAGCTGATATGAACTTGAGATGTAATTCTTTGGACTCCATTTAAGACAAATTCGACTTCAATCGACGTCGTTTGAACTTGGATAGACAGACGTATTTTTGAACTTCGACTTCTCGGAAAATATTTTGGTGAATTGATGTTCAAATGCTGCTATCTCGACTTCGTTTATTGTGATTTTGACGTCGATTAtcttgtttttgaaaatcaaatatcattttcttgtcatttatttttgtcCGCAAATGTACGCCATACTTACGAAGTAGCCAATTACCTCGCGAATTAGACAATCAGATTGCGAACTTCAATTCGAAGTTCGCAACTTCGGCAGCACTCAACTTCGCAACTTCAGATCTTTGAATCTTTGTGACTTACCTGCGAAGAGATGGAACCTAATCCTTTTACTAAACAGGGGAAGGCGTTGTCGTGTGAGGTCCGCAATATAATCCTAGAAAAGTGGCTAGAGGGTTCCAAACCCATTCGAAATAGGGCTGCAGTTAAATTTACCAAGAAAGACAGTTTCAAATATTGTTGATTGGTTCGTACGTACAGAAAGCGTTCAACCAGGAGTTGGTGGGAACAGGTTACGAACAGCAAGAACGGATGATGTTGTCTTGTACACGGAGTTTTGTAAGCGTCAAAGGCCAAGTATGTATGCTACAGAAGTGCAAAAGCAGTTAATCGAAAATCAGGTTGTGTTACCCGGTAACGTGCCGTCTCAAGCTTCGATAGGTCGTGTACTGACAAGCGATTTGGGCTACTCGTACAAAAAGATGACAATAGTTCCCAAAGATTGACTGACAACGCTCAAGAGAGACTTGACGAATATTTAACAGTTTGCAGTGCATGTGATCCTAGGAATATGCACTTCTTTGACGAAAGCTCCGTGATTAAAACAACGGGAAATAAAAATTACGGTCACGCACCAGTTGGGCAAAGCGCCGTCGAAATTCAGCGTTATGCATCCAACGCAACTTACACAGTGAACTTACTTCACAGTATTTTTGGAGTTGACCACGTAAACATACTGCCCGGACCTTCAAACGGTTTGGAGTTACTCAATTTCTTCGCCGAGGCGTTGCAAGAACAGGACATTTTTGGAAACTCTTTGCTTAAACAAGGGGACCTGGTCATAATGGACAATTGTGGTTTCCATCACGCTCGTCACGTAGAACCTCTGTTGCGAAATATGCTTGGCTTGAGTGGAGTTGATTTAGTGTTTCAACCTCCATACCATCCAGTCTACAATACATGCGAGCACTGCTTTAGGTTTTTGAAGAGCTAGCTGCGCAAGAACTCGGAACTTGCGAACATCACACTGAAGTGGCAATTTATGATGCATTAAGCAGAATAACTCTGGGGATGTCAAGGAATTTCCTCAGGCATTGTGGCTACATTGACTAAGCTACTTACGGACTGATTTAGCATACACTTATCTGGAAATTTAGTGTTTGACAATTTTACCTGTAGAGCAAGTTTGCATGTGAGCTACATATTTATTCCCGTTGGATTTAGAACTCTGATTTTCATGTTTGTTTCTCAAGAAATAACGGGGAAATAAGGAATAATTCTGCACAAGGGCTTCTAGTTGTGTTTTCAGACGCGGTATCACTTTAATTGAGCTTATATATCAGATGAAAGTTATGCGTGCACAAGTTTACAAGGATTGGGAATCTTAAGACTTAACGCaactgaaaactgaaatttaattCAACCAATACTAGTAAAACTAAAACGTCAACTGCAAAAGTAGAATCACTGCGGGagagacaaaaataaacatcacaTGTTGTCTACGTGTGAACCAACTCGAATGTTTGCAAAAACAAGTAATGAACTgtattttcattggctgaagAATCACCCTATTTTTAGTGAGCCAATTCAAAACTGCATaactcttatcttttcatcTTTCACTTCGGA
The Acropora muricata isolate sample 2 chromosome 3, ASM3666990v1, whole genome shotgun sequence genome window above contains:
- the LOC136911347 gene encoding G2/M phase-specific E3 ubiquitin-protein ligase-like encodes the protein MRNHLCVMFPGLKEDVIARVVSSTLTTEEAVDTVLKIQACTAMNESDEETEELLNEECLKSNSIHDELEKLAKKLNGPRFKLRIDEDDILNDAIAYYKSPSFDPTRPLRIQFTGQPAVDTGGVKREFFTQLKEQFISGEHFSMFEGPTNRLLFKYNQQCLGAGIPKMLGTIVSHSLVHLCGGFPYLAASHYYYLATGDVERASAYTSVFDVYDVEKRDLIDKLLSAKTTQEFEELNNEEQFLSLLQDSGKTCLASIENKFILAEAIVAYHVLIKRTAVLDNFAKGLATLDVLKAIQENPSQFEHLFLANEALDGRAVVEMMKFSSVDGNIEGMLTNFLLNGTKQDLENFLKFATGVKTVPPTHIEVETDEVETIFASTCLMKITLPNDLRDKDQESFNSCMLAVIRGNGGGTFNTV